Proteins from a genomic interval of Clostridium sp. 'deep sea':
- a CDS encoding helix-turn-helix transcriptional regulator translates to MSTNSVSENYYKILQNTEEIYHYIELGDKQKALIGLQELLKLHNCPIVILEEWKNYLTRLNSNIRKSACIGGLDFIDSLIISLNFTFKLKKLRQISEIHQHLSQTVGLYAQAVFESKCFNSTGLTKKVCEYIQQNYKKNISTKQIAKKFNVQDLHLSRQFKKDIKISVTQYIQLKRIAEAKRLLKLNKYSIKEVAEIVGFDNEQYFIKIFKNLELTSPKKYLYSYE, encoded by the coding sequence ATGAGTACAAACAGTGTTAGTGAAAATTATTATAAAATACTACAGAATACCGAAGAAATATATCACTATATAGAGTTAGGAGACAAACAAAAGGCCTTAATTGGTTTACAAGAGTTGCTTAAACTACATAATTGTCCTATTGTTATACTCGAAGAGTGGAAGAACTACCTTACTAGGTTAAATAGCAATATAAGAAAATCTGCCTGTATAGGAGGTTTAGACTTTATAGATTCACTTATAATTAGTTTAAATTTTACATTTAAACTTAAAAAATTACGCCAAATAAGTGAAATCCATCAACACTTAAGCCAAACAGTAGGGCTATATGCTCAAGCTGTATTTGAAAGCAAGTGTTTTAATAGCACAGGGCTTACAAAAAAAGTATGTGAGTATATACAGCAAAACTATAAAAAAAATATCTCTACTAAACAAATAGCTAAAAAGTTTAATGTGCAGGATTTACATTTATCTAGGCAGTTTAAAAAAGACATAAAAATATCTGTAACTCAATATATTCAGTTAAAAAGAATAGCAGAAGCTAAAAGATTACTTAAGCTTAATAAGTATAGTATTAAAGAGGTAGCAGAAATAGTTGGTTTTGATAACGAACAATACTTTATTAAGATATTCAAAAACCTAGAGTTGACTAGCCCTAAAAAATATTTATATAGCTATGAGTAA